One segment of Candidatus Syntrophosphaera sp. DNA contains the following:
- a CDS encoding OmpA family protein encodes MSSDRSVGGFENIYQLNFTYALPPSYLVRDSTGNVQSVEVGLERPTLAQSLSPDSVLARIDETLGVLDLGLRQTGEFRPPLPERTVIPERVTEPVVPAPAPAQTPVQPIVQTPAESPDQASEEPPVLTELPPLVSISGFVLDQKGGPVSAEVEISCIVDGLRTREVGPTDDKGAYELILPRAVTYSVVVNASGHLLHAQELIHATDADALGLDITLQKLDLKEPAAFAPILFAYESSVLDEKATASLDDVVLTLLNNAKLKLNIYGHALDGGTAAYNKELSEKRARAVVDYLISKGIEKKRLSWKSYGSTRPYNSAISETQKVRNRRVEIEVKS; translated from the coding sequence ATGAGCTCCGACCGCAGCGTGGGGGGCTTTGAGAACATCTATCAGCTCAATTTCACCTACGCCTTGCCACCCAGCTATCTGGTGCGCGATTCCACCGGCAACGTGCAGTCTGTGGAAGTCGGGCTGGAACGCCCCACTTTGGCCCAGTCTCTGAGCCCGGATAGCGTTTTGGCCAGGATAGACGAGACTTTGGGCGTGCTAGACCTCGGACTGAGGCAAACCGGCGAATTCCGGCCCCCTCTTCCGGAAAGGACCGTGATCCCGGAACGGGTTACCGAACCGGTCGTCCCGGCACCCGCGCCAGCTCAAACCCCAGTGCAGCCAATAGTCCAGACTCCGGCTGAGTCTCCGGACCAAGCTTCTGAGGAACCACCGGTGCTGACTGAATTGCCGCCTCTGGTCAGCATTTCAGGCTTTGTCCTGGACCAGAAAGGGGGCCCGGTGAGCGCTGAAGTGGAAATTTCCTGCATCGTGGACGGATTGCGGACCCGGGAAGTTGGCCCCACGGACGACAAGGGTGCCTATGAGCTAATCCTGCCCCGCGCGGTTACTTATTCCGTGGTGGTCAACGCGAGCGGCCATCTGCTCCATGCGCAGGAACTTATCCATGCCACTGATGCAGATGCGCTTGGCCTGGACATAACGCTGCAAAAGCTCGATCTGAAAGAGCCGGCAGCTTTCGCGCCCATCCTCTTTGCCTACGAAAGTTCCGTCCTGGACGAAAAAGCCACGGCCAGTCTGGACGACGTGGTCTTGACCCTGCTGAACAACGCCAAACTCAAGCTCAACATATACGGCCACGCCCTGGATGGAGGAACTGCCGCCTACAACAAGGAACTCTCGGAAAAGAGGGCTCGGGCCGTGGTCGATTACCTGATCTCCAAAGGGATCGAAAAGAAGCGTCTGAGCTGGAAAAGTTACGGCAGCACAAGGCCTTACAACTCCGCGATCTCTGAAACCCAAAAAGTGAGGAACCGCCGCGTGGAGATCGAGGTGAAGAGCTAA